In Candidatus Acidiferrales bacterium, the following are encoded in one genomic region:
- a CDS encoding alanine--glyoxylate aminotransferase family protein has product MKKRLFTPGPTPIPESVMLAMAEPIIHHRNPEFVSVLTSVNENLKYLFQTKNEVLTLTSSGTGAMEGSVANLLSPGDKAIFVNLGKFGERWGEIMKAYGVEPIEVKVEWGTAPSPELLLDTLKKNPTAKAVFLTHSETSTGVFTNIKEIAAAIHAKYDIAVVVDGITSVGCHEMHFDDWGLDTIVTGSQKGLMIPPGLAFAALSERAKKMMETSKLPKFYFSFKKALKAHKDNDTPFTPAITLVVGLEKALRMIREETVEHIWLHHKVLSEAVRNGCEAIGLKLFGAPASHAVTAVCVPDGVEYSKFNKILKQKYGITTAGGQEHLKGKIFRVSHLGYYDEVDIVGVVAALEWTLHDLNFKFEAGSGVAAVQKTFAKHTAEMAPVAQTSEVAK; this is encoded by the coding sequence ATGAAGAAAAGATTATTTACACCTGGGCCGACGCCGATTCCGGAGAGCGTTATGCTCGCTATGGCGGAGCCAATCATTCATCACAGGAATCCAGAATTTGTTTCAGTATTAACAAGTGTCAATGAAAATTTAAAATATCTTTTTCAGACGAAGAATGAAGTACTCACGCTGACGAGTTCAGGCACGGGCGCGATGGAAGGATCCGTTGCAAATCTTCTATCCCCGGGGGACAAAGCAATATTTGTAAACCTTGGAAAATTCGGCGAGCGTTGGGGAGAAATCATGAAAGCTTACGGCGTCGAGCCGATAGAGGTCAAGGTCGAGTGGGGAACTGCTCCATCACCCGAACTTCTTCTTGACACGCTGAAAAAAAATCCAACTGCGAAGGCGGTTTTTTTAACTCACAGTGAAACTTCTACAGGAGTTTTCACAAACATCAAAGAAATAGCCGCGGCGATCCACGCCAAGTACGACATCGCCGTTGTGGTCGATGGCATAACCTCGGTCGGGTGCCATGAGATGCACTTCGATGACTGGGGATTGGATACGATTGTGACGGGCTCGCAAAAGGGTTTGATGATTCCACCCGGACTCGCGTTTGCCGCACTGAGCGAACGGGCGAAGAAGATGATGGAGACATCGAAGCTCCCGAAGTTCTACTTCAGTTTCAAAAAAGCATTGAAAGCGCATAAGGACAACGATACGCCGTTTACTCCTGCGATCACTCTTGTAGTGGGTCTTGAGAAAGCATTGCGGATGATCCGGGAAGAAACCGTGGAACACATCTGGCTTCATCATAAGGTTTTGTCCGAGGCCGTGCGGAACGGATGCGAGGCGATCGGGCTGAAACTTTTCGGTGCACCAGCGTCGCATGCCGTGACAGCGGTATGTGTTCCCGATGGAGTCGAGTATTCCAAATTCAATAAAATTCTAAAACAGAAATACGGAATCACAACCGCCGGAGGCCAGGAGCATCTGAAAGGGAAAATTTTCAGGGTCTCGCACCTCGGATACTATGACGAGGTGGACATAGTCGGAGTTGTCGCTGCGCTTGAGTGGACGCTCCATGATTTGAACTTCAAGTTTGAAGCGGGCTCGGGAGTTGCGGCCGTACAAAAGACTTTTGCCAAACACACGGCGGAAATGGCGCCCGTAGCGCAGACATCGGAGGTGGCAAAATGA
- the serA gene encoding phosphoglycerate dehydrogenase translates to MKVLVTDPIEQICTDILQKEGIQVDAKPGLPPDEIKKIIASYDGLIVRSGTKVTADIISAANGLKVIGRAGAGVDNIDVPAATRKGIVVLNTPGGNTISTAEHTMALMMALARNIPQAFRDLQGGKWERKKYTGTELMSKTLGVIGLGKVGREVATRAKAFGMNIIGYDPLLAADIATKLGIELVSLDEIYRRSDFITVHTPLTEETRGILGDKAFSACKQGVRVINCARGGIIDEDALLKALESGKVAGAAFDVFVKEPPGDHPLLKHPKVIATPHLGASTEEAQEKVAKQIGEELADFFKGRGIVGAVNIIDYQSAVSDELRAYLVLAEKIGSLHAQLLTGKVKSITASYRGALLQNSCELLSTAVLKGLLDKMMYAPVNFVNAALIAKEMGISVSEKKDQDGKHHSHLLSVEVQTEDEEKNISGTVFGTSEMRVVGIDGFHFEIAPEGHLLFYSNKDRPGMLAAVGSLLASANINIAGMSLGRSAPGEKALAVMSVDGDIPEPVLKEISKISGVFEVKAVKL, encoded by the coding sequence ATGAAAGTCCTCGTCACAGATCCAATCGAGCAGATTTGCACGGATATTCTTCAGAAAGAAGGGATCCAGGTGGATGCTAAGCCCGGGTTACCTCCGGATGAGATTAAGAAAATCATCGCCTCTTATGACGGCTTGATCGTACGAAGCGGGACCAAAGTTACGGCGGATATTATTTCTGCAGCGAACGGTTTGAAAGTCATAGGCCGCGCCGGTGCGGGGGTCGATAATATCGATGTCCCTGCTGCGACAAGAAAGGGAATCGTGGTTCTGAACACGCCGGGCGGTAACACAATATCCACCGCCGAGCACACCATGGCACTCATGATGGCACTCGCGAGGAATATCCCTCAGGCATTCCGCGACCTTCAGGGCGGAAAATGGGAGCGGAAGAAGTACACCGGTACAGAATTGATGAGCAAGACTCTCGGTGTTATCGGTCTCGGCAAAGTCGGAAGAGAAGTTGCTACCAGGGCGAAGGCGTTCGGAATGAACATAATCGGGTACGATCCTCTTTTGGCTGCCGACATTGCTACCAAGCTGGGGATAGAGCTAGTTTCGTTAGATGAAATTTACAGGCGATCCGATTTTATAACCGTGCATACTCCTCTAACGGAAGAAACACGCGGCATCCTGGGAGACAAAGCCTTCTCGGCATGCAAGCAGGGCGTTCGCGTTATCAATTGCGCGAGAGGGGGGATCATCGATGAAGATGCACTTCTCAAGGCGCTCGAGAGCGGGAAAGTTGCCGGAGCCGCTTTTGACGTATTCGTGAAGGAACCGCCGGGTGATCATCCTCTTCTCAAACATCCGAAGGTTATCGCGACTCCTCATCTCGGTGCCTCGACGGAGGAAGCCCAGGAAAAAGTCGCGAAACAGATCGGCGAAGAGCTGGCCGACTTTTTCAAGGGAAGGGGAATTGTCGGTGCAGTAAACATCATCGACTACCAGAGCGCGGTAAGCGACGAACTGCGTGCGTATCTGGTCCTCGCCGAGAAGATTGGTTCGCTCCACGCGCAACTTTTGACGGGCAAGGTGAAATCTATAACGGCTTCTTATCGTGGTGCACTGCTTCAAAATTCCTGCGAGCTTCTTTCCACCGCGGTGCTGAAAGGGTTGCTTGATAAAATGATGTACGCGCCCGTGAACTTTGTCAACGCTGCCTTAATTGCGAAAGAGATGGGAATCAGCGTAAGCGAGAAAAAAGATCAGGACGGGAAGCATCATTCTCACCTTTTGAGTGTAGAAGTACAAACCGAAGATGAGGAGAAAAATATTTCAGGAACGGTTTTCGGTACTTCCGAGATGAGAGTAGTTGGGATTGACGGGTTCCACTTCGAGATTGCTCCGGAAGGCCATTTGCTGTTCTATTCGAACAAAGACAGGCCTGGAATGCTGGCGGCGGTCGGCAGCTTGCTCGCGTCGGCAAATATCAACATAGCAGGCATGTCGTTAGGCAGGTCCGCTCCCGGTGAGAAGGCCCTTGCAGTTATGAGCGTTGACGGCGACATACCTGAACCGGTGCTGAAAGAAATCTCAAAAATCTCGGGAGTCTTTGAGGTGAAGGCAGTGAAGTTATGA
- a CDS encoding SusC/RagA family TonB-linked outer membrane protein: MKKNLPLASLLVLCLLSFTAGVSLAQTGTIKGKITDSQTGDVLPGATVILEKTALGAATNATGDYTIEGVPAGSYQLTARFVGYQSGTVSIQVKEGETATHDFQLSPVGYTTNPVVVNAIGLQTPREQMGTAVSSVAGKSLTLSGATDIATSLAAQAPGLNTYESNGDPGSGTRMVLRGARTLQGDNQPLIILDGEPIIDASIYNQVTFNANYTNAGVSGYSTLDQINPEDIQSVEVYSGPSAAAIWGSRGANGVIVITTKSGVFNPSKKINISVRENTQMDELLREEPLQADFGQGDNGNYIWNNRYSWGDRISQRSGKPDSLAIPSVPTSQIIQKNSKTVYDHGTELFHKPISTEYGVTFSGGDQAGTFYLDVDRLGQTGIVLANSDFSRTSIKGSVSRTFSENVTLRLDATYVNSAIDRTQQGSNLAALMLGAYRCPPDFNNQPYIVNYVDPATGIVTANSQRGFRDGNGSPYASGVYDNPLFSVYEDPTTFLDNRVIGNLQLSYDPMDWLDFTYRAGVDYLGDRNTSFLNYFDWTAPQSPQAPNFYAGQYSDNVFSQYQINTDLQGRAKHDFSSDFSGNLMLGIHLDHQQYNSITNIVQSLLIPTGPPSLGNASTPLPPYQGWTMQRDAAMYGQLDLSMYNELFVSLSGRDETSSTYGPESAGLYFYPSVSAAWQFTQLPLFEGNDILSFGKLRLAYGEAGVPPPLYSSNTYFIGNQAVTNGWGSGLNPQYYGGGASIYPDQGLNLMGNAGIAPEKTTELEGGLDLRLFGDRATLSVSEYSDKTTGAIVPITVPQSTGFGYIYKNAVNLTNVGTEVQLNVEWLRIGEFSWSTLLNWSTNKNKVTSMPAGTQYVILNGFTDPFSAAVLNQPVGVIFGTHWMRTGDSANTANGLPVTSGKLILDANGFPQIGNTDAIIGDPNPKWRAGIGTTFRYERLTFSVLFDIKHGGQVWDGTEGALDFFGRFGDQNWWTKISAQQAQTLVNWNGQTVASIVAAGTYGNSYVKNSDGTYNFRGYVKDFGGGPVIIDETWFRFGPGSSLTGGPSEQFVEDASYVRLRELSLSYLIPLHSLGFESLQISVVGRNLALWTKYKGQDPEVNLTGPTTGQGLDYFINPSIKTWILSLQVNY; encoded by the coding sequence ATGAAGAAGAATCTACCGCTTGCTTCGTTACTTGTACTGTGTCTCCTTTCTTTTACCGCCGGTGTCTCACTGGCACAGACAGGTACAATCAAAGGAAAAATCACCGATAGTCAAACTGGTGATGTTCTCCCCGGGGCAACAGTCATTCTCGAAAAGACCGCTCTTGGTGCGGCGACTAACGCTACCGGAGATTACACGATTGAAGGCGTGCCCGCTGGTAGCTACCAGTTGACGGCTCGTTTTGTCGGTTATCAAAGCGGAACTGTAAGCATACAGGTCAAAGAGGGCGAAACAGCTACCCATGACTTTCAATTGTCACCGGTTGGATACACGACCAACCCCGTCGTCGTCAATGCGATCGGACTGCAGACTCCCCGTGAGCAGATGGGAACAGCCGTATCGTCGGTAGCTGGAAAGTCATTGACGTTGTCGGGTGCAACTGATATTGCCACAAGTCTTGCGGCGCAGGCTCCAGGCTTGAACACCTATGAGAGCAATGGAGACCCGGGCTCGGGAACGAGGATGGTTCTCCGCGGAGCTCGCACCCTTCAGGGAGATAACCAGCCGCTGATCATACTCGATGGCGAGCCGATAATTGACGCCTCGATATATAACCAGGTTACGTTTAACGCAAACTATACGAACGCCGGAGTTTCCGGATATTCCACACTCGATCAAATCAACCCCGAGGATATTCAATCCGTAGAGGTTTATTCCGGACCATCCGCTGCCGCTATTTGGGGATCAAGAGGAGCGAACGGCGTCATCGTAATAACAACGAAATCTGGAGTGTTCAATCCGAGCAAAAAAATAAATATCTCCGTGCGCGAGAACACTCAAATGGATGAACTCCTTCGGGAGGAACCTCTCCAAGCCGATTTCGGACAGGGCGATAACGGTAATTATATTTGGAATAACAGATACAGCTGGGGAGATAGAATCTCGCAGAGGTCCGGCAAGCCGGATTCCCTCGCTATTCCCAGCGTTCCCACTTCCCAAATAATCCAGAAGAACTCAAAGACAGTGTATGATCATGGAACCGAGCTCTTTCATAAACCCATTTCAACTGAATATGGAGTAACTTTCAGTGGAGGAGATCAAGCAGGGACCTTCTACCTTGACGTCGATAGACTCGGCCAAACCGGAATCGTCCTTGCAAATTCTGATTTCTCGAGAACGTCTATAAAGGGTTCGGTGAGTCGGACGTTTAGCGAAAACGTCACTCTCCGTCTCGATGCGACGTATGTGAACAGCGCCATAGACAGAACTCAGCAGGGTTCAAACCTCGCTGCACTTATGCTGGGCGCTTATAGATGTCCACCTGATTTTAACAACCAGCCTTACATCGTCAACTACGTCGATCCTGCAACCGGAATCGTTACCGCCAATTCGCAAAGGGGATTCCGCGATGGTAACGGAAGTCCATACGCGTCTGGAGTATATGACAATCCGCTCTTCAGCGTCTACGAGGATCCGACGACATTCCTGGACAATCGGGTCATCGGTAATCTGCAACTTTCTTATGATCCGATGGATTGGCTGGACTTCACTTATAGAGCCGGAGTGGACTATTTAGGCGACAGGAACACGAGCTTCCTGAATTATTTCGATTGGACGGCCCCGCAGTCTCCTCAGGCGCCTAACTTCTATGCCGGCCAATACAGCGATAACGTCTTCTCCCAATACCAGATCAACACCGATCTCCAGGGCCGGGCAAAACACGATTTCAGCAGCGACTTCAGCGGAAACCTGATGCTGGGAATCCACCTGGATCATCAGCAATACAACTCCATTACCAACATCGTTCAATCCCTGTTGATACCCACCGGTCCGCCATCTCTTGGCAACGCATCCACTCCGCTGCCTCCCTACCAGGGTTGGACGATGCAGCGCGATGCTGCAATGTACGGACAACTGGACCTGAGTATGTATAACGAGCTATTCGTAAGCTTGTCGGGAAGGGATGAAACCTCGAGCACGTACGGACCAGAAAGTGCAGGTCTGTATTTCTATCCATCCGTTAGTGCCGCTTGGCAGTTTACCCAGCTCCCACTATTTGAAGGGAACGACATTTTGTCCTTTGGCAAATTGAGATTGGCATATGGTGAAGCTGGCGTACCGCCTCCACTATATAGCTCGAACACGTACTTTATCGGGAATCAAGCTGTTACCAATGGTTGGGGATCCGGCTTGAATCCTCAATACTACGGTGGCGGTGCATCGATATACCCCGACCAAGGTCTCAACTTGATGGGTAATGCAGGGATAGCCCCAGAGAAAACTACTGAACTCGAAGGTGGTCTCGACCTAAGACTTTTTGGCGACAGGGCTACACTTTCTGTAAGTGAATATAGCGACAAGACCACAGGTGCGATTGTTCCGATTACTGTGCCGCAGTCGACCGGCTTTGGATATATCTACAAGAACGCCGTCAACTTGACAAACGTTGGGACGGAAGTTCAACTCAACGTCGAATGGCTGCGCATCGGAGAGTTCTCCTGGTCAACGCTTTTGAATTGGTCAACCAACAAGAACAAAGTCACGAGCATGCCTGCGGGAACGCAATACGTAATTCTAAATGGATTCACGGATCCATTTTCTGCCGCAGTTCTTAACCAGCCGGTCGGCGTGATCTTCGGGACGCATTGGATGCGGACAGGTGACAGTGCGAATACCGCCAATGGTCTCCCAGTCACGAGTGGTAAGCTGATTCTCGATGCGAATGGCTTCCCACAGATAGGCAACACGGATGCAATTATAGGAGATCCAAATCCGAAGTGGCGTGCCGGCATCGGGACTACATTCCGATACGAAAGACTGACGTTCAGCGTGCTGTTTGATATCAAACATGGCGGCCAGGTTTGGGATGGAACAGAAGGCGCGCTTGACTTCTTCGGAAGATTCGGCGATCAGAACTGGTGGACCAAGATCAGCGCTCAGCAAGCTCAGACTTTGGTGAATTGGAACGGACAGACTGTAGCTTCAATTGTGGCAGCCGGAACCTATGGCAATTCTTACGTTAAGAATTCGGATGGGACGTACAACTTTAGAGGGTACGTAAAAGACTTCGGAGGCGGACCGGTAATCATCGATGAGACGTGGTTCCGCTTTGGACCCGGTTCGAGTTTGACCGGAGGTCCTTCTGAACAATTTGTCGAGGATGCGAGCTACGTCAGGTTAAGAGAGCTTTCGTTGTCATATCTGATTCCGCTGCATTCGCTAGGATTCGAAAGCCTGCAAATCAGTGTGGTTGGCAGAAACCTTGCTCTTTGGACGAAGTACAAAGGGCAAGATCCGGAAGTCAATCTGACGGGACCAACTACCGGTCAAGGTCTTGATTACTTTATCAATCCGAGTATCAAGACATGGATTCTTTCACTGCAGGTTAATTATTAA
- a CDS encoding SusD/RagB family nutrient-binding outer membrane lipoprotein, with the protein MKTICKYAISALLVAAVIAGCKSFTKGYENNPIASASAPASTIFTSSQVSFDLFMEGFSSYVAALWSQEATGTVSQFIGYYVYTASSQDFNNDWGLAYNNVGYDLRLVEAQAAKDGNPTLEGAAKVVEGIQMGTVADLWGDVPYSQAFQPTVYLQPKYDPQDSVYSRVQATLDAGIAELTQGASDVPGDAFSSAGSNPEWVKAAHTAKARFLMHSARHGGYAANAAVLAQVIAQCQQGILATDGSEDFTFLHTGGVWNGDLNLWNSFLTVDRAGYMDASATFVIPMMNAAKLDGKTNYSGRLAYYFNAAGTDFNTSATGAYGPTTSFPIFRASETHLLWAEAAARTGDDATALAQLNLAREYNNAVFAETSADYAATDAPVATSAALLQTIVNEEYVSLMSQIEVLSLMRRVDYQIQYKDSTGATVSIAPITGAQFPQRFIYPIQEINANPNAAVISTTVNMYSKTWANQP; encoded by the coding sequence ATGAAAACAATTTGCAAATATGCAATTTCAGCCCTGTTGGTTGCGGCGGTTATAGCCGGCTGCAAATCATTTACCAAGGGTTACGAAAATAATCCGATTGCTTCGGCGTCGGCGCCTGCTTCCACCATATTCACCAGTTCGCAGGTTTCCTTCGATCTGTTTATGGAAGGCTTTTCCTCGTATGTCGCGGCATTGTGGTCGCAGGAAGCGACAGGCACCGTGTCCCAGTTTATCGGATACTATGTTTACACCGCGTCAAGCCAGGACTTCAATAACGACTGGGGACTCGCCTACAACAATGTGGGATATGATCTTCGCCTGGTCGAAGCTCAGGCAGCGAAGGATGGTAATCCTACACTTGAAGGAGCTGCCAAAGTGGTCGAGGGAATCCAGATGGGAACGGTCGCGGATCTTTGGGGCGATGTCCCATATTCACAGGCGTTCCAGCCAACAGTTTACCTGCAGCCGAAGTACGACCCTCAGGATTCTGTGTATTCTCGGGTTCAGGCCACTCTCGATGCAGGCATTGCTGAGCTAACGCAAGGTGCATCGGATGTTCCCGGAGATGCTTTTTCCTCTGCGGGAAGTAATCCAGAATGGGTCAAGGCGGCACACACTGCGAAGGCTAGATTCCTCATGCATTCCGCAAGGCATGGTGGCTACGCTGCCAACGCTGCTGTCCTGGCTCAGGTTATTGCGCAATGTCAGCAGGGAATCCTGGCCACCGACGGCTCGGAGGATTTCACGTTCTTGCATACTGGCGGAGTCTGGAATGGCGACCTGAATCTCTGGAATTCATTCCTTACTGTGGACAGAGCCGGATACATGGATGCGAGTGCCACATTTGTGATTCCGATGATGAATGCTGCGAAACTCGATGGCAAAACAAACTACAGCGGAAGGTTGGCCTATTATTTCAACGCCGCAGGAACTGACTTCAACACTTCAGCGACGGGCGCTTATGGACCGACCACCAGCTTCCCGATCTTCAGAGCATCTGAGACCCATCTATTATGGGCCGAAGCAGCCGCAAGAACGGGGGACGATGCTACCGCACTTGCACAGCTGAATCTCGCAAGGGAATATAACAACGCTGTATTTGCTGAGACCTCTGCCGATTACGCTGCAACTGATGCCCCGGTGGCAACCTCCGCCGCGTTGCTGCAGACTATCGTCAATGAGGAATATGTATCACTGATGTCTCAGATCGAGGTGCTGAGTCTGATGCGCAGGGTGGATTACCAAATCCAATATAAGGATTCGACAGGAGCGACTGTCAGCATTGCTCCGATTACCGGCGCACAATTCCCACAGCGTTTCATTTACCCGATCCAGGAAATCAACGCGAATCCAAACGCTGCGGTTATTTCCACGACTGTAAATATGTATTCCAAGACCTGGGCGAATCAGCCGTGA
- a CDS encoding PIG-L family deacetylase — MAYSRESPYFSGEGAKAIAQEIREIKNPSVYLVITVAPGFEDLASIANFRIGRGAAVSVAYITNGEDIPSDLNGEMFYQLASRRKEEAYNVLSYLGVQSFFLNVPVDEFSAGEGCFHPTSRLDKILNDRLDSVISEVKPDIIVLDHDPLSAGKQSSRCAYFQDLVLRKISAEKEASSWIVPRLFAQTDQRIRTAGIPVEQRDPIWSKSYSEMALEAEKSYESLRYQIRLWDENESHCYVQLYPTAAKSPFPLDNRLPEIGKALRTLIPAVRSVFSIEKVSGRGKQLVMLHGAIARVDNFISPYEHSLGKSDLRVLATWKLGLERLRCDILGASISWYVSDTVVTPVQDFFLRFGKLGGVLFKGKTRVLFPGVIQKQWVVNENPKEYYDWNDTTTFRVLSPRSIALNSAETPEGFEAMQVRTPFVFMVAHQDSNPNYDFMYRQEIPLIIAPLRSVEVLTPQVAVFRDTSICVRFKSNVRDKSGGVFYVSDPIVSSPQKRVELPGKNCAVTDTLPLTWDTLLVAPHEVKIWATHGIPIGNFTAHSLDVKVNIKGNVGLCSVVENSPVQIALRRLGVRAIFFDKTESLDKDLSKYSEIIIDRFSFQKFFELFERHGLIAQWLNKGGRLIVLPQYGLQQPRSFGDDEVKFRYLPAVGCNEKLNICSSDKMFQLPNKINKRSFGDGHFVESYGEVAGKAAGSRVLISLGKRVLLLEKKIGNGEIFYCTLNLYPRLLEINQSSYRLLANLLSN; from the coding sequence GTGGCATATTCTCGGGAGTCCCCGTACTTCTCCGGCGAAGGTGCCAAGGCGATCGCACAAGAAATTCGTGAGATTAAAAACCCGAGCGTATATCTCGTGATCACGGTCGCCCCGGGCTTTGAGGATCTTGCTTCGATCGCGAATTTCAGGATAGGAAGGGGCGCCGCTGTTTCGGTCGCATACATTACTAACGGCGAAGATATCCCCAGCGATCTGAACGGTGAAATGTTTTATCAACTGGCTTCGCGAAGAAAGGAAGAAGCATACAACGTCCTTTCTTATCTCGGAGTGCAGTCATTTTTTCTTAATGTTCCTGTCGACGAATTTTCTGCAGGAGAAGGATGCTTCCATCCTACTTCCCGTCTCGACAAAATATTGAATGACCGTCTTGACAGTGTGATATCTGAAGTCAAACCTGACATCATAGTTCTTGATCATGATCCTCTTTCGGCTGGCAAACAGTCGTCGCGTTGTGCATATTTTCAAGATCTCGTTCTAAGAAAAATAAGTGCGGAAAAGGAAGCGTCGTCATGGATAGTACCGCGTCTTTTCGCTCAGACAGATCAGCGAATAAGGACTGCCGGTATCCCTGTCGAACAAAGAGATCCGATCTGGTCGAAGAGCTATTCTGAAATGGCGCTCGAAGCAGAAAAATCCTACGAAAGTTTGAGGTACCAGATCCGTTTGTGGGACGAGAATGAATCCCATTGTTATGTTCAACTTTATCCGACTGCAGCAAAATCGCCTTTCCCGTTAGACAATCGGTTACCGGAGATTGGAAAAGCATTGAGAACCTTGATTCCCGCCGTAAGATCAGTGTTCTCTATTGAGAAAGTTTCCGGCCGCGGAAAACAGCTTGTGATGCTTCATGGCGCAATAGCCAGGGTCGATAATTTTATTTCCCCATATGAGCATTCTCTCGGGAAAAGCGATCTTCGAGTGTTGGCAACATGGAAACTCGGGCTTGAGAGACTTCGATGTGACATCTTAGGCGCATCAATCTCATGGTACGTAAGTGATACGGTCGTAACACCAGTCCAGGATTTTTTTCTTCGATTTGGGAAACTCGGCGGAGTATTATTTAAAGGCAAAACACGGGTATTGTTTCCGGGAGTCATTCAGAAGCAATGGGTTGTGAATGAAAATCCAAAAGAATATTACGACTGGAATGATACTACAACATTTAGGGTGCTTTCTCCTCGTTCGATAGCTCTGAATTCGGCCGAAACGCCGGAAGGGTTTGAGGCTATGCAGGTGAGGACCCCGTTCGTATTTATGGTGGCACATCAGGATTCAAATCCAAATTATGATTTCATGTACAGGCAGGAGATACCGCTTATCATCGCGCCTCTTCGCTCCGTTGAAGTGCTAACACCGCAGGTCGCTGTTTTCCGTGACACGAGTATCTGCGTCCGCTTTAAAAGTAACGTCCGGGATAAGTCAGGCGGAGTATTTTATGTGAGTGACCCGATCGTTTCATCGCCTCAAAAGAGAGTGGAGTTGCCCGGGAAAAATTGCGCTGTAACGGATACTCTCCCATTGACATGGGATACGCTTTTGGTAGCTCCTCACGAAGTAAAGATCTGGGCAACCCATGGGATTCCGATCGGGAATTTTACAGCGCATTCCCTCGATGTAAAGGTAAACATCAAGGGAAATGTCGGACTCTGTTCGGTAGTCGAGAACAGCCCTGTACAAATCGCACTTCGCAGACTCGGTGTCCGTGCAATATTTTTTGACAAGACTGAATCTCTTGATAAAGATTTATCGAAATATTCCGAAATAATAATAGACCGGTTCTCTTTTCAAAAATTTTTCGAATTGTTTGAACGGCACGGGTTAATCGCGCAATGGCTCAACAAAGGAGGCAGGCTAATTGTCCTTCCGCAGTATGGATTGCAGCAACCGAGGTCGTTTGGCGATGATGAGGTAAAATTTCGTTATCTGCCTGCTGTCGGCTGTAACGAGAAATTAAATATCTGTTCATCTGACAAAATGTTTCAGCTCCCGAATAAGATCAACAAAAGAAGTTTTGGCGACGGGCATTTCGTCGAGTCATACGGGGAAGTGGCAGGCAAGGCAGCCGGCTCGAGGGTTTTGATTAGTTTGGGTAAACGCGTTTTACTTTTAGAAAAAAAGATTGGGAACGGTGAAATTTTCTATTGCACCTTGAACCTCTATCCGAGATTGCTTGAAATCAATCAGAGTTCTTATCGGCTCCTGGCGAATTTATTGAGTAATTGA
- a CDS encoding OmpA family protein, which yields MARVKIEPGGKVLVAVVVVGALLLLFLRVRASISNKNASAPESAVIVQSSRQPVSETIQPVEKPPSYSSENKVSQESAQERQAESHPGPIKVFFDFNRATINRNVYSIFDRIDEAVRNLRRQSFRIVIEGNADSIGPSRYNVSLSKMRATRVADSLSKRLGISLENIELVANGSAKPAASNETREGRAENRRTEVHIYY from the coding sequence ATGGCTCGAGTAAAGATCGAACCAGGAGGCAAGGTGCTCGTCGCGGTCGTAGTCGTCGGCGCCTTGCTTCTTTTGTTTTTGAGAGTGAGAGCGTCTATAAGTAACAAAAACGCCAGCGCGCCTGAATCGGCGGTGATAGTGCAGTCGTCCCGTCAGCCGGTTTCCGAAACGATTCAGCCGGTAGAAAAACCGCCGTCATACAGTTCCGAAAACAAAGTTTCACAGGAGTCTGCTCAAGAAAGACAGGCTGAATCACACCCCGGACCGATTAAAGTTTTTTTTGATTTCAACCGTGCAACGATTAACAGGAATGTTTATAGCATTTTTGATCGGATAGATGAAGCGGTACGCAACCTTCGTCGACAGAGTTTTCGAATAGTAATAGAAGGCAATGCCGATTCGATCGGACCATCACGGTATAATGTCAGTCTTTCGAAAATGAGAGCGACCCGTGTTGCCGATTCACTCTCCAAGCGTCTGGGAATCTCGCTGGAGAACATAGAACTAGTGGCGAATGGCTCGGCAAAGCCTGCCGCTTCCAATGAAACCCGTGAAGGAAGGGCAGAGAATCGGCGAACGGAGGTTCACATCTACTACTGA